The proteins below come from a single Mercenaria mercenaria strain notata chromosome 3, MADL_Memer_1, whole genome shotgun sequence genomic window:
- the LOC123524907 gene encoding pre-mRNA-splicing factor 38A-like produces the protein MANRTVKDAHSIKGTNPQYLIEKIIRTRIYECRYWKEDCFALTAELLVDKAMGLKYVGGVYGGNVKPAPFLCLLLKMLQIQPEKDIIVEFIRNEDFKYVRALGSLYMRLTGSSIDCYKYLEPLYLDYRKLKRQKKDGSFELIHMDEYIDDLLREERSCDIILPRIQKRMVLEESNLLDSRVSALDEDLEDMETSDEEDIMDIYKEAEKKRSSYRETEKSARSPSPKSGRAASPHHRDRGRKRSRSKERSDKDKKTDKRHKDEDRKHRSHKSGKEHREKDRGEDRHKDRHRDRHRDHGSRNMSKDDLDIQEANELRAKLGMAPLRP, from the exons atggCGAACAGAACGGTGAAAGATGCTCATTCAATTAAAGGCACAAATCCCCAGTATTTAATTGAGAAGATTATTCGAACAAGAATATATGAATGTAGATACTGGAAGGAAGACTGCTTCGCTCTTACAG CGGAACTTCTTGTTGACAAAGCCATGGGCCTGAAGTATGTCGGTGGAGTATATGGAGGCAACGTCAAGCCAGCACCATTTCTGTGTTTATTGCTCAAGATGTTACAGATCCAGCCAGAGAAAGATATCATTGTAGAGTTTATCAGAAATGAAGACTTCAA ATATGTTCGAGCTTTGGGATCATTGTATATGCGTTTAACAGGATCTTCTATAGACTGTTACAAATACCTCGAACCTTTGTATCTTGACTACAGAAAACTGAAAAGACAGAAGAAAGATGGAT CTTTTGAATTGATTCATATGGATGAATACATTGATGACTTACTGAGAGAGGAACGCAGTTGTGATATCATATTACCGAGAATCCAG AAACGAATGGTGTTGGAGGAGAGTAACCTTCTAGACTCGAGAGTGAGTGCCCTTGATGAAGATCTGGAGGATATGGAAACATCAGATGAAGAGGATATAATG GATATATACAAAGAAGCGGAGAAAAAGCGTTCAAGTTACAGAGAGACCGAGAAGTCAGCTAGAAGTCCTTCACCAAAGTCAGGTAGAGCTGCATCACCACATCATAG GGACCGAGGTAgaaaaagatcaaggtcaaaagaAAGGTCTGATAAAGACAAGAAAACAG ATAAAAGGCACAAAGATGAAGACCG AAAACATCGTAGTCACAAAAGTGGTAAAGAACACCGTGAGAAAGATCGTGGAGAAGACAGACATAAGGACAGACACAGAGATCGCCATAGAGATCATGGTTCTCGCAACATGTCAAAGGATGATCTTGATATACAAGAAGCAAATGAACTTAGAGCAAAACTTGGAATGGCCCCCTTGAGGCCTTAA